A segment of the Aliidongia dinghuensis genome:
TTTCGGGAAACGCACGGCTGACATTCCTGGGTGGCATGTCGACCGTCCGTGGCGGAAGGAGAGTGTTGGATACAGAAGAGTTCCGCGGAATCCAAGACTTTTTCGCAACAATTTTCGAAGTGTCTGGATTCTCTGGTCTTGCACGGCTCGAAAGGCAGCCATGCAGCGGTATCTCAACACCCTGTGAAACCGGTCACACCGGGCGACTCCAACCCCCATCCTTGCTGCATCGCAAACAGATACCGCTCCACCGTAAAGAGAATGTTACGGAACAAACAGCGACCTCGCGTGTCGGCGCGCTGCTGCTAGAGGATGTCGTCGCGGATGCAGGCCTTCATGTGGCCGGGCTCGACCTCGACGAGCGGCGGCACGGTCGCGGCGCAAGCCTCCGTCGCGTAGGGGCAGCGCGTCCGGAATACGCAGCCGGACGGTGGGTTGAGCGGGCTCGGGATGTCGCCCTGCAGCGGCGCCCGTTCGCGCCGCCGCGTCGGGTCCGGCACGGGGGCGGCGGCCAGCAGCGCCTCGGTATAAGGATGGCGCGGCCGGGCGTAGAGCTGCTCGCTGGTCGCGATCTCCATGATCCGGCCCAGATAGAGCACGGCGATCCGGTCGCTGATGTACTGCACGACCGCCAGGTCGTGGGCGATGAACAGGACGGTCAGGCCCAGTTCCGCCTGCAGGTCCTTCAAGAGGTTCACGACCTGGGCCTGGACCGAGACGTCGAGCGCCGAGACCGGCTCGTCGGCGACGATGAACTGCGGCTCGACCGCAAGCGCCCGGGCGATGCCGATGCGCTGGCGCTGGCCGCCGGAGAATTCGTGCGGGAAACGCTCCATGGCGTCGGCCGGCAAGCCCACCCGCTCGAGCAAGGCTGCGATCCGGTCGCGCCGGTCGGCACTGGTGCCGATGCCGTGGATGACGAACGCCTCGCCGATCGCGTCCTTGACCTTGCGGCGCGGATTGAGGCTCGCGTACGGGTCCTGGAAGATGATCTGCATGCGCCGGCGATAGGCGCGGAGCTCGGGGCGCGCCAGATGGGTGATGTCGGCGCCGTCGAACAGCACGCGGCCGGCCGTCGGCTCGACCAGGCGCAGGATGGCACGGCCGGTCGTGGTCTTGCCGCTGCCGGACTCGCCGACGAGGCCTAGCACCTCGCCGCGCATCATGGCGAAGCTCACGTCGTCGACCGCCTTGACCACGCCGCCGCCGCTCGCGGGGAATTGCTTGACGAGGCCCTGGACTTCGAGAAGGGGGACATCGAGCAGGGGCTGGCTCATGCGTCCCTCCAGCGGATGCAGCGCACGCGGTGGCCCTCGCCCGTGTCCTCGAGCGGCGGCGGTGCCGCACGGCAGGCGTCGGTGGCGAGCGGGCAGCGCGGCGCGAAGGCGCAGCCCTCGGGCAGGTTCGCCGCACTCGGCACCTGGCCCGGGATGGCGGCGAGCCGGTCGCGGCTGCCCATGACCGGCATGCTGGCGAGGAGCGCCCGCGTATAGGGATGGCGCGGCCGGGCGAAGACGGCATGGACGTCGCCCTCCTCGACCACGCGGCCCGCATACATGACCGCGACCCGGTCGGCGATCTCGGCCACGACGCCCAGATTATGGGTGATGAACAGGATGCTCATGCCGAGCTCGACCTGCAGCCGGCGCATCAGGTCGAGGATCTGCGCCTGGATCGTAACATCGAGCGCGGTCGTCGGCTCGTCGGCGATGAGCACGGCCGGGCCGCACGCCAAGGCCATCGCGATCATGACGCGCTGGCGCATGCCGCCCGACATGCGATGCGGATATTCGGCCGCGCGGCGCGCGGGATCAGGGATGCCGACCTTGGCCAGCATCTCGACCGCCCGGTCATAGGCGGCGCGCTTCGAAAGCCCCTGGTGGCGGCGCAGCGTCTCGCCGATCTGATCGCCGACCGTATAGACCGGGTTGAGGCTGGTCATCGGCTCCTGGAAGATCATGCCGATCTCGTTGCCGCGGATCCGGCGCATCGCCGGCTCGGCGAGCTGCGCCAGGTCGCGCACGACGCCGTCGCGACCCTTGAGCCGGATCGCGCCTTCGACGATCCGGCCCGGCGGCTCCGGGATGAGCCGCATGATCGACAGGCTCGTGACCGACTTGCCGCTGCCGGATTCGCCGACCACGGCCAGGGTCTCGCCGCGGTGGAGCGTGAAGGTGACGCCGTCGACCGACTTGGCCGTGCCGCCCTCGACCCGGAACCAGGTCTTCAAGCCTTCGACCTCGAGCAGCGGCTCGGCCCCGGGCGTCCCCACCGTCTTC
Coding sequences within it:
- a CDS encoding ABC transporter ATP-binding protein; the protein is MSQPLLDVPLLEVQGLVKQFPASGGGVVKAVDDVSFAMMRGEVLGLVGESGSGKTTTGRAILRLVEPTAGRVLFDGADITHLARPELRAYRRRMQIIFQDPYASLNPRRKVKDAIGEAFVIHGIGTSADRRDRIAALLERVGLPADAMERFPHEFSGGQRQRIGIARALAVEPQFIVADEPVSALDVSVQAQVVNLLKDLQAELGLTVLFIAHDLAVVQYISDRIAVLYLGRIMEIATSEQLYARPRHPYTEALLAAAPVPDPTRRRERAPLQGDIPSPLNPPSGCVFRTRCPYATEACAATVPPLVEVEPGHMKACIRDDIL
- a CDS encoding ABC transporter ATP-binding protein, with the protein product MAAEKTVGTPGAEPLLEVEGLKTWFRVEGGTAKSVDGVTFTLHRGETLAVVGESGSGKSVTSLSIMRLIPEPPGRIVEGAIRLKGRDGVVRDLAQLAEPAMRRIRGNEIGMIFQEPMTSLNPVYTVGDQIGETLRRHQGLSKRAAYDRAVEMLAKVGIPDPARRAAEYPHRMSGGMRQRVMIAMALACGPAVLIADEPTTALDVTIQAQILDLMRRLQVELGMSILFITHNLGVVAEIADRVAVMYAGRVVEEGDVHAVFARPRHPYTRALLASMPVMGSRDRLAAIPGQVPSAANLPEGCAFAPRCPLATDACRAAPPPLEDTGEGHRVRCIRWRDA